One stretch of Bombus affinis isolate iyBomAffi1 chromosome 4, iyBomAffi1.2, whole genome shotgun sequence DNA includes these proteins:
- the LOC126915128 gene encoding beta-2 adrenergic receptor, translated as MEEPSLEALMQAGLIFVVSVAIIFSNLLIIATYLNFRGPSEVINYYLLSLASADLLCGLLVVPLSVYPALVRRWVYGDVVCRLVGYLEVTLWAVSVYTFMWISVDRYLAIRKPLRYETVQTKTRCQCWMVFTWISVAMMCCPPLLGFQKPIFDREAFICMLDWGNMAAYTITLSILVLGPSVITIVYTYCYIFTMMRRLKSGVLIHDKEYATALSENLSNPSHIMSFVLVMTFWVSWAPYAGLRIYAVVNGPPQVPFLHFAVVWLGVTNSFWKAVVLGTLSPQFRLAARVLCLTLCCRHRRLPPELLGLDDDD; from the exons ATGGAGGAGCCCTCGCTGGAGGCTCTCATGCAGGCGGGCCTCATCTTCGTGGTCAGTGTCGCCATCATCTTCTCGAATCTCCTCATCATCGCCACCTACCTTAATTTCCGTG GTCCCTCCGAGGTGATAAACTACTACTTGCTATCTCTCGCTTCGGCGGACCTTCTTTGTGGTCTGCTGGTGGTTCCGCTCTCGGTGTATCCAGCGTTGGTACGACGATGGGTCTATGGGGACGTCGTGTGTCGTCTCGTTGGCTATTTGGAGGTTACTCTCTGGGCGGTATCTGTTTACACCTTCATGTGGATTTCTGTGGATCGGTATTTGGCCATCAG GAAACCATTGCGATACGAGACCGTGCAGACGAAGACCCGATGCCAGTGCTGGATGGTCTTCACGTGGATCAGCGTGGCGATGATGTGCTGTCCGCCCCTTCTAGGTTTCCAAAAGCCGATTTTCGACCGGGAGGCGTTCATCTGTATGCTCGATTGGGGCAACATGGCTGCTTACACCATCACACTGTCGATCCTCGTGCTAGGCCCATCGGTCATCACCATCGTCTACACCTATTGCTACATCTTCACGATGATGAGACGACTAAAATCCGGCGTACTGATTCACGACAAGGAGTACGCGACAGCGCTCTCGGAAAACTTGAGCAATCCGAGTCATATCATGTCCTTTGTCCTGGTGATGACTTTTTGGGTGTCCTGGGCACCGTATGCCGGTCTCCGGATATACGCTGTCGTTAACGGACCGCCGCAG GTGCCGTTTCTTCATTTCGCAGTAGTGTGGTTGGGGGTGACGAACAGTTTCTGGAAAGCGGTGGTCCTTGGTACCCTGAGCCCGCAGTTTCGACTAGCGGCTCGTGTGCTCTGTCTGACGTTGTGCTGCCGGCACAGACGACTTCCGCCGGAGCTGCTCGGCCTCGACGACGACGATTAA